In one Nicotiana tomentosiformis chromosome 6, ASM39032v3, whole genome shotgun sequence genomic region, the following are encoded:
- the LOC138894331 gene encoding uncharacterized protein — protein MKAWTPEFNLHDEVLRNIPLWVRFPNLPLNCSSMKALSKVGSALGNPVYTDDCTTGSVRISHARMLIEMDITKPLPRRVKMLDLMGKTIEQEISYDWEPTYCNKCLKIGHNYNENRI, from the coding sequence ATGAAAGCATGGACACCAGAGTTCAATCTGCATGATGAAGTATTGAGAAACATTCCTTTGTGGGTAAGGTTTCCAAATCTTCCACTCAATTGCTCGAGTATGAAGGCATTAAGTAAGGTAGGGAGTGCATTGGGAAATCCAGTGTATACTGATGATTGTACAACTGGTTCAGTCAGAATTTCTCATGCGAGAATGTTAATTGAGATGGACATCACCAAACCCCTGCCTAGAAGAGTGAAGATGCTGGATCTAATGGGCAAAACAATTGAACAAGAGATTAGCTATGATTGGGAACCAACTTATTGCAACAAATGTCTGAAGATAGGGCATAATTACAATGAAAACAGAATTTAA